A region from the Agrobacterium cucumeris genome encodes:
- the obgE gene encoding GTPase ObgE, protein MKFLDEAKVYIKSGDGGAGAVSFRREKFIEFGGPDGGDGGRGGDVWVEVVNGLNTLIDFRFQQHFKASIGQHGMGKTRTGAKGSDVVLKVPVGTQIFEEDNETLIMDLTKEGQRFRLAAGGNGGFGNAYFKSSTNQAPTHANPGLAGEEKTIWLRLKLIADAGLVGLPNAGKSTFLATVTRARPKIANYPFTTLHPNLGVATIDGREFVLADIPGLIEGAHEGVGIGDRFLGHVERTRVLLHLVSAQEEKVGKAYKTVKAELDAYGGGLTDKPEIVALSQIDVLDEKELKKKAKELEKACGRPPLLLSAAAHIGMTEALRALRDIIVSASNGGDTALPDRSMPHESEVEEEDDRL, encoded by the coding sequence ATGAAATTTCTCGATGAAGCAAAAGTCTATATCAAGTCCGGTGATGGTGGTGCTGGCGCCGTTTCCTTCCGGCGTGAAAAATTCATCGAATTCGGCGGCCCTGATGGCGGTGACGGCGGACGCGGCGGTGACGTGTGGGTTGAGGTGGTCAATGGTCTCAACACGCTGATCGATTTCCGTTTCCAGCAGCATTTCAAGGCCTCGATCGGACAGCACGGCATGGGCAAGACCCGCACCGGCGCCAAGGGTTCGGACGTGGTGCTGAAAGTGCCTGTCGGCACCCAGATTTTCGAAGAAGACAACGAAACGCTGATCATGGACCTCACCAAGGAAGGTCAGCGTTTTCGTCTTGCCGCCGGCGGCAATGGCGGTTTCGGCAATGCCTACTTCAAGTCGTCTACCAATCAGGCGCCTACCCATGCCAATCCGGGTCTGGCCGGCGAAGAAAAGACAATCTGGCTGCGGCTTAAGCTGATTGCCGATGCCGGCCTCGTCGGTCTGCCAAACGCGGGTAAATCCACATTTCTTGCGACGGTGACGCGCGCGCGTCCGAAGATCGCCAATTATCCCTTCACCACCCTTCATCCGAATCTTGGCGTGGCGACCATCGATGGTCGTGAATTCGTACTGGCCGATATTCCGGGCCTGATTGAAGGTGCGCATGAGGGCGTTGGCATCGGCGACCGGTTCCTCGGCCACGTGGAGCGTACCCGAGTGCTTCTGCACCTCGTCTCCGCACAGGAAGAAAAAGTCGGCAAGGCCTATAAAACCGTCAAGGCCGAGCTGGATGCCTATGGTGGTGGGTTGACCGACAAGCCCGAAATCGTGGCGCTGTCACAGATCGACGTGCTTGATGAGAAAGAACTGAAGAAAAAGGCCAAGGAACTGGAAAAGGCCTGCGGTCGTCCGCCGCTTCTTCTGTCGGCTGCCGCGCATATCGGCATGACGGAAGCGTTGCGCGCCCTGCGCGATATCATCGTTTCGGCAAGCAATGGCGGCGATACCGCCCTTCCAGACCGGTCGATGCCGCATGAGAGCGAGGTCGAGGAAGAGGACGATCGCCTATGA
- a CDS encoding GNAT family N-acetyltransferase — MSALELTRRRAATTAAPPGPCPVIETQRLVLRPQRLSDAGSIAESLGDFAVTKMLARVPAPYHKQDALEWLVLRTSGTLPDWDFAITSGDDTLIGIVSVELRHGEWHLGYWLNRFYWGKGYMTEAVAAVVERFFRRMPGVILHSGVFADNPASLRVQEKLGFRVTGCHQIYATARAAMVAHIDTMITAEDFIRPHH; from the coding sequence ATGAGTGCGCTCGAACTGACCCGTCGCCGGGCTGCCACCACCGCGGCGCCGCCCGGCCCCTGCCCCGTCATCGAGACGCAGCGACTGGTGTTGCGGCCGCAGCGACTTTCCGATGCCGGCAGCATTGCGGAATCACTTGGCGATTTCGCCGTGACGAAGATGCTGGCCCGCGTTCCCGCGCCCTACCACAAGCAGGATGCGCTGGAATGGTTGGTGCTGCGTACCTCCGGCACGCTGCCCGACTGGGATTTCGCCATCACCAGCGGTGACGATACCCTGATTGGCATCGTCTCGGTGGAGTTGCGGCATGGCGAGTGGCATCTCGGCTACTGGCTGAACCGCTTCTACTGGGGCAAGGGTTACATGACCGAGGCGGTTGCCGCCGTGGTCGAGCGGTTTTTCCGCCGCATGCCCGGGGTGATCCTTCATTCCGGCGTGTTTGCGGATAACCCCGCTTCGCTGCGTGTGCAGGAAAAACTCGGCTTCCGGGTGACCGGCTGCCATCAGATCTACGCCACGGCGCGGGCCGCGATGGTGGCGCATATCGATACGATGATCACGGCAGAGGATTTCATCCGGCCGCACCACTGA
- a CDS encoding S41 family peptidase, with product MIRKVSLLLIGGLMGATAMSVIYSASMPAQAAGPSTYKELSIFGDVFERVRAQYVTPPDDEKLVENAINGMLSSLDPHSSFMNAKDATDMRTQTKGEFGGLGIEVTMENELVKVISPMDDTPASRAGILAGDFISEIDGTPVRGLKLEQAVEKMRGAVKTPIKLTVIRQGADKPLEITVVRDIIAVRAVKSRVEGDNVGYLRVISFTEKTYDDLEKAIKKIKADVPADKLKGYVLDLRLNPGGLLDQAINVSDAFLERGEVVSTRGRNPDETRRFNATAGDLTDGKPVIVLVNGGSASASEIVAGALQDLRRATVVGTRSFGKGSVQTIIPLGEAGALRLTTALYYTPSGKSIQGTGIEPDIKVEQPLPPELQGKVTTEGESGLSGHIKGQSETDEGSGSSAYVPPEAKDDIQLNYALDLLRGSKTDPSFPPNPDKAVVNKQ from the coding sequence ATGATTCGTAAGGTTTCGCTTCTCCTTATCGGTGGGCTTATGGGCGCCACGGCGATGAGCGTGATTTATTCGGCGAGCATGCCGGCACAGGCGGCCGGGCCTTCGACCTACAAGGAGTTGTCGATATTCGGCGACGTGTTCGAGCGCGTGCGCGCACAATATGTGACGCCGCCGGATGACGAGAAGCTGGTGGAAAATGCCATTAACGGCATGCTCAGCTCGCTCGATCCGCATTCCAGCTTCATGAATGCCAAGGATGCCACCGACATGCGCACCCAGACCAAGGGTGAGTTCGGCGGTCTCGGCATCGAAGTGACCATGGAAAACGAACTGGTCAAGGTCATCTCGCCGATGGATGATACGCCGGCTTCCCGCGCGGGTATCCTTGCTGGCGACTTCATTTCGGAAATTGACGGTACGCCGGTTCGCGGCCTCAAGCTGGAGCAGGCTGTTGAAAAGATGCGTGGTGCGGTCAAGACGCCGATCAAGCTGACAGTCATCCGTCAGGGCGCTGACAAGCCGCTTGAGATTACCGTTGTGCGTGACATCATTGCCGTTCGTGCGGTCAAGTCCCGCGTTGAGGGTGACAATGTCGGTTATCTGCGTGTCATCTCCTTTACCGAGAAGACCTATGACGATCTCGAAAAGGCGATCAAGAAGATCAAGGCGGATGTGCCGGCCGACAAGCTGAAGGGTTACGTGCTTGACCTGCGCCTCAACCCGGGCGGTCTGCTTGATCAGGCGATCAATGTCTCCGACGCTTTCCTTGAGCGTGGCGAAGTCGTTTCGACTCGCGGCCGCAATCCGGATGAGACCCGCCGCTTCAATGCGACGGCAGGCGATCTGACCGACGGCAAGCCGGTGATCGTGCTCGTCAACGGCGGTTCGGCTTCGGCCTCTGAAATCGTTGCCGGCGCCTTGCAGGATCTGCGTCGTGCTACCGTTGTCGGTACGCGCTCCTTCGGTAAGGGTTCGGTCCAGACGATCATTCCGCTCGGCGAAGCCGGTGCGCTGCGTCTGACCACGGCGCTTTATTATACGCCGTCGGGCAAATCCATCCAGGGCACGGGCATTGAACCCGACATCAAGGTGGAGCAGCCGTTGCCGCCGGAATTGCAGGGCAAGGTGACCACCGAAGGTGAATCCGGTCTTTCCGGTCACATCAAGGGCCAGAGCGAAACGGATGAAGGTTCGGGCTCTTCCGCCTATGTTCCGCCGGAAGCCAAGGACGATATCCAGCTCAACTATGCGCTGGATCTGTTGCGCGGCAGCAAGACTGATCCGTCTTTCCCGCCGAACCCGGACAAGGCTGTGGTCAACAAGCAGTAA
- a CDS encoding nicotinate-nucleotide adenylyltransferase: MPTEKRLDRRYLTMPHAERGMVVGLFGGSFNPPHAGHALVAEIALRRLGLDQLWWMVTPGNPLKSRSELASLEDRIAACEKLVSDPRIKVTAFEKSLGISYTANTLAKVKARNPHVRFIWIMGADNLKSFHRWQKWRTIAETFPIAVIDRPGSTLSYLSSTMAQAFSQARIDEDDAGVLWKKRAPAWVFIHGPRSTLSSTALRNNHK, encoded by the coding sequence TTGCCGACTGAGAAGCGCCTGGACCGACGTTATCTCACCATGCCGCATGCGGAGCGCGGCATGGTTGTCGGGCTGTTCGGCGGCTCTTTTAATCCGCCGCATGCTGGCCATGCGCTGGTGGCCGAGATCGCACTGCGCCGGCTCGGTCTCGACCAGCTCTGGTGGATGGTCACGCCGGGTAATCCGCTGAAAAGCCGCTCCGAACTGGCGTCCCTTGAAGACCGTATAGCTGCCTGCGAAAAACTCGTGAGCGATCCGCGTATCAAGGTGACGGCATTCGAAAAATCGCTGGGCATCAGCTATACGGCCAATACACTTGCCAAGGTGAAGGCGAGAAATCCGCATGTTCGCTTCATCTGGATCATGGGCGCCGACAATCTGAAAAGCTTTCATCGCTGGCAGAAGTGGCGCACGATTGCCGAGACTTTTCCTATTGCCGTGATCGACCGACCCGGCTCCACCCTGTCTTACCTTTCCTCCACCATGGCGCAGGCCTTCAGCCAGGCGCGGATAGACGAGGATGATGCGGGGGTTTTATGGAAAAAGCGGGCGCCCGCCTGGGTCTTCATCCATGGTCCTCGTTCGACGCTCAGTTCCACGGCGCTGCGCAATAATCACAAATGA
- the rsfS gene encoding ribosome silencing factor: MTQRIASPSICFVILGKGKPLTTVHSKGKAFVAIPKGQDSGDDAADHALETVLASLEDSKAEDIVSLNIAGKSALADYMVVVSGRSNRHVSAICEHLLKDMKDEGFGNARVEGLEIGDWVLIDAGDVIVHVFRPEIRAFYNIEKMWATPEMSEETLH; encoded by the coding sequence GTGACGCAGAGAATCGCGTCGCCCAGTATCTGTTTTGTCATTCTTGGAAAGGGAAAACCTCTGACAACAGTACACAGCAAGGGAAAAGCATTTGTTGCTATCCCGAAGGGCCAGGACAGTGGCGACGATGCCGCCGATCATGCCCTCGAAACCGTCCTCGCGAGCCTCGAGGACTCCAAGGCTGAAGATATCGTATCTCTCAACATTGCCGGAAAATCGGCGCTTGCTGACTACATGGTTGTAGTTTCCGGGCGATCGAACAGGCACGTTTCGGCGATTTGCGAGCATCTTCTCAAGGATATGAAGGATGAGGGGTTCGGCAACGCCCGCGTCGAAGGTCTGGAGATCGGAGACTGGGTGCTGATTGATGCCGGCGATGTCATCGTTCATGTGTTCCGTCCGGAAATCCGCGCCTTCTACAACATTGAAAAAATGTGGGCGACGCCGGAAATGTCGGAAGAAACACTGCATTGA
- the rlmH gene encoding 23S rRNA (pseudouridine(1915)-N(3))-methyltransferase RlmH, whose amino-acid sequence MRISIFAVGRLKTGPEKDLATRYIERLAKTGPAIGLEFSRVIEVAESRASNAETRKREEAAMLEKHLADGAVLVLLDERGKALDSPAFATFFGDLRDSGKRDLIIAIGGADGLDPALYDRAAAVLNLGKLTWPHQIVRILIAEQLYRAVTILSGHPYHRV is encoded by the coding sequence ATGCGGATTTCGATTTTTGCGGTGGGACGGCTTAAAACCGGCCCTGAAAAGGATCTTGCGACCCGTTATATCGAACGCCTCGCGAAGACCGGCCCGGCAATCGGGCTGGAGTTTTCGCGGGTGATTGAGGTCGCGGAAAGTCGGGCGTCGAATGCGGAGACGCGCAAGCGTGAAGAAGCGGCGATGCTTGAAAAACACCTGGCCGACGGTGCAGTGCTTGTGCTGCTCGACGAACGCGGCAAGGCGCTGGATAGTCCTGCATTTGCCACGTTTTTTGGCGACCTGCGCGATAGCGGCAAGCGGGACCTTATCATTGCCATTGGCGGGGCTGACGGTCTCGATCCCGCGCTTTACGACAGGGCGGCGGCCGTTCTCAATCTCGGCAAGCTCACATGGCCACACCAGATCGTTCGTATTCTGATCGCCGAACAGCTTTACCGCGCCGTCACAATCCTTTCCGGTCACCCGTATCATCGGGTTTGA
- the proB gene encoding glutamate 5-kinase has translation MSLTRKPLASHHRIVIKIGSALLVDRKTGLKKDWLDAICEDIAALKKNGADVQVVSSGAIALGRTVLGLPSGALKLEESQAAAAVGQIALARAWSESLSRHEIVAGQILLTLSDTEERRRYLNARATINQLLKIGAIPIINENDTVATTEIRYGDNDRLAARVATMTGADLLVLLSDIDGLYTAPPHLDPDAQFLETIADITPEIESMAGGAASELSRGGMRTKIDAGKIATAAGCGMIIASGKTLNPLKAIENGARSSWFAPSGTPVTARKTWIAGQLQPAGEIHVDAGAEKALYAGKSLLPAGVRVVKGNFGRGDAIAIIGVEGREVARGLAGYDAEEARLIIGHKSNEIEAILGYVGRAAMIHRDDLVMTGAAVKVKHAKKDEVHA, from the coding sequence ATGAGCCTGACGCGCAAGCCGCTGGCGAGCCACCACCGGATCGTCATCAAGATCGGGTCGGCGCTTCTGGTGGACCGTAAAACCGGCCTCAAGAAAGACTGGCTGGATGCCATCTGCGAGGACATTGCTGCGCTCAAGAAAAACGGCGCGGATGTTCAGGTCGTGTCTTCAGGCGCCATCGCGCTTGGCCGCACCGTTCTCGGCTTGCCCTCCGGTGCGTTGAAGCTGGAAGAGAGCCAGGCAGCGGCGGCTGTCGGCCAGATCGCACTGGCGCGGGCATGGTCGGAAAGCCTGTCGCGGCATGAGATCGTCGCGGGTCAGATTCTGCTGACGCTCTCCGATACCGAAGAACGCCGCCGTTATCTCAATGCGCGCGCCACCATCAACCAGTTGCTGAAGATCGGCGCCATTCCGATCATCAATGAAAATGATACCGTGGCGACCACCGAAATCCGTTATGGCGACAATGACCGTCTGGCCGCACGTGTGGCGACCATGACGGGTGCGGATCTGCTGGTGCTGCTGTCGGACATTGACGGGCTTTATACCGCTCCGCCGCATCTCGATCCGGATGCGCAATTTCTCGAGACGATTGCAGACATCACCCCCGAAATCGAGTCCATGGCGGGTGGTGCGGCTTCCGAGCTTTCGCGCGGCGGCATGCGCACCAAGATCGATGCGGGCAAGATCGCGACCGCTGCCGGGTGCGGAATGATCATCGCCTCCGGCAAGACGCTTAACCCGCTGAAGGCGATCGAAAACGGCGCTCGTTCCTCATGGTTTGCGCCATCGGGCACGCCGGTGACGGCGCGCAAGACCTGGATTGCCGGACAATTGCAGCCGGCCGGCGAAATCCATGTGGATGCCGGCGCGGAAAAAGCCCTTTATGCCGGCAAGAGCCTGCTTCCCGCAGGCGTAAGGGTGGTGAAGGGCAATTTCGGTCGCGGCGATGCAATCGCCATTATCGGTGTCGAAGGCCGGGAGGTTGCGCGCGGTCTTGCGGGCTACGATGCGGAAGAGGCGCGTCTCATCATTGGCCACAAGTCCAACGAGATCGAGGCGATCCTCGGTTATGTCGGCCGTGCGGCGATGATCCATCGCGACGATCTTGTGATGACCGGCGCTGCCGTCAAAGTGAAACATGCAAAAAAGGATGAGGTCCATGCCTGA
- a CDS encoding divergent polysaccharide deacetylase family protein translates to MPSDLRKPLLGRQKKSVGINRRFSVIMVLSVLAVFSIGGLSVYTALSPGNLQKTGPGPDVQPQPPHSAPETAVADGAGSAETAGLKPESGRSGANINRETMPDGNVVSVYSPRPRDGNGPVLMSGQTYGQDPRMATRPNEELLEESAFGPLPVVGADGLRPMEQYARPWSGARGTRVAIVVGGLGLSQTGSQKAIRDLPPEVTLGFAASGNSLQRWMQEGRREGHEILLQIPLEPFGYPGTNPGPDTLLAGDPAKVNIDRLHRSMAKITNYTGIMNYLGGRFLAEQAALEPVMRDIGKRGLLFLDDASSAQSLSGGIAKAISAPQGFADVLLDGEVTESAILRKLDELERIARRNGQAIGVASAFDESIAAISKWSREAGGRGIEIVGVSALVSQPAGQ, encoded by the coding sequence TTGCCTTCGGACCTGCGAAAACCGCTTCTGGGTCGTCAGAAAAAAAGCGTCGGTATCAACCGGCGCTTTTCCGTCATTATGGTTTTGTCCGTGCTTGCGGTTTTCTCAATCGGCGGGCTCTCCGTCTATACCGCGCTCTCGCCAGGCAACCTGCAGAAGACAGGCCCCGGGCCGGATGTTCAGCCACAGCCGCCCCACAGCGCGCCTGAAACGGCGGTTGCCGATGGCGCCGGTTCTGCTGAGACGGCCGGCCTGAAACCGGAAAGCGGCCGCTCTGGCGCCAATATCAACAGGGAAACCATGCCGGACGGCAATGTCGTATCGGTCTATTCTCCGAGACCCCGCGATGGCAATGGGCCGGTGCTGATGAGTGGCCAGACCTATGGTCAGGACCCGCGCATGGCCACTCGTCCCAATGAAGAGCTGCTGGAAGAGTCCGCCTTCGGACCGCTGCCGGTCGTTGGCGCCGATGGCCTGCGGCCGATGGAGCAATATGCACGGCCCTGGTCGGGCGCCCGTGGCACTCGGGTGGCAATCGTGGTCGGCGGTCTCGGCCTCAGCCAGACGGGTTCGCAAAAGGCGATCCGGGATCTGCCGCCGGAGGTGACGCTTGGTTTTGCCGCAAGCGGCAACAGCCTGCAGCGCTGGATGCAGGAAGGGCGTCGAGAGGGCCATGAAATCCTTCTGCAGATACCGCTGGAGCCTTTCGGTTATCCCGGCACCAATCCAGGACCGGACACGCTGCTGGCCGGCGATCCTGCGAAGGTCAACATCGACCGCCTGCATCGCTCCATGGCGAAAATCACCAATTATACCGGCATCATGAACTATCTTGGCGGGCGTTTCCTCGCGGAACAGGCGGCGCTGGAGCCGGTGATGCGCGATATCGGCAAGCGCGGGCTGCTGTTTCTGGATGATGCTTCATCGGCACAGTCGTTGAGCGGCGGGATTGCCAAGGCGATCTCCGCCCCGCAGGGTTTTGCCGATGTTCTGCTCGATGGCGAAGTGACTGAAAGCGCCATCCTGCGCAAGCTGGATGAGCTTGAGCGAATTGCACGCCGCAACGGCCAGGCGATCGGTGTCGCTTCGGCTTTCGACGAAAGCATTGCCGCCATCTCCAAATGGTCGCGGGAAGCGGGCGGGCGGGGTATCGAGATCGTTGGCGTTTCTGCGCTTGTTTCGCAGCCGGCGGGGCAGTAA
- a CDS encoding RNA pyrophosphohydrolase — MTIKAEDLPYRPCAGIMVLNAEGLVWAGRRISEGNSEYDGSPQLWQMPQGGIDDGERPLAAAIRELYEETGMKTVTLLAEASNWINYDLPPELIGIGLRGKYRGQAQRWFAFRFEGDESEIQIDPPPTGHTAEFDAWGWKPMESLPELIVPFKRAVYEQVVAEFRHLSGK, encoded by the coding sequence ATGACAATCAAAGCAGAAGATTTGCCTTACCGCCCCTGCGCGGGAATAATGGTTCTCAACGCCGAAGGCCTTGTCTGGGCCGGCCGGCGCATCAGTGAAGGCAATTCCGAATATGACGGCTCACCGCAATTGTGGCAGATGCCGCAGGGCGGCATCGATGATGGCGAGCGGCCTTTGGCGGCCGCCATTCGCGAACTTTATGAAGAGACCGGAATGAAGACGGTGACTCTGCTTGCGGAAGCGAGTAACTGGATCAACTACGATCTGCCGCCCGAACTGATCGGTATCGGTTTAAGAGGCAAATATCGTGGGCAGGCGCAGCGCTGGTTCGCTTTCCGTTTCGAAGGCGATGAAAGTGAAATCCAGATTGACCCGCCGCCGACGGGCCACACGGCTGAATTTGATGCCTGGGGCTGGAAGCCGATGGAGAGCCTTCCGGAATTGATCGTGCCGTTCAAGCGCGCGGTCTACGAGCAGGTGGTGGCAGAGTTCCGGCACCTCTCCGGCAAATAA
- a CDS encoding murein hydrolase activator EnvC family protein, producing the protein MDKRSQRKQRAALAGAVIAAFVMVAGPVYSRDDAGAAPAENGDSSPDELQTLEKRRDQNRQDLEELVDSIGLSEDKTRNLEESIASLNQDSARIREELIASAARRKALETKISDGEDRLAKLSVREDGVKASLRERRGVLAEVLAALQRMGRNPPPALLVSPEDALASVRSAILLGAVVPGIRGETDKLVSALKELTDLRQAIAREKDDLTGMMTASLEEEKRLDLLIAENDRKNTQTAAELEAERKRSEELASKATSLEGLVSSLEGEITSVREAMEKARAEEQRVARLSEAEREKERAAAAAGMPDKNRIAPAYPFASLKGKLEVPVAGEVLRRFGDADGTGHFSKGIVVASGPEAIVTAPADGFVVFAGDFRSYGRMIILNTGDGYHVVMTGMDNVRTRQGMFVFSGEPIASMGAKRVASAAALALETDRPTLYIEFRKDGVPVDSQPWWTAKNTGRAHNDS; encoded by the coding sequence ATGGACAAAAGGTCTCAACGAAAACAGCGCGCTGCCCTTGCGGGCGCGGTTATTGCTGCTTTCGTCATGGTGGCCGGTCCAGTCTATTCGCGGGACGATGCGGGCGCGGCTCCGGCCGAGAATGGCGATTCATCGCCGGACGAGTTGCAGACACTGGAGAAGCGCCGTGACCAGAACCGCCAGGATCTGGAGGAACTGGTCGACAGCATCGGCCTTTCGGAGGACAAGACCCGCAATCTTGAGGAAAGCATCGCTTCCCTCAATCAGGACAGCGCCCGTATCCGGGAAGAGTTGATCGCATCTGCGGCGCGGCGCAAGGCACTGGAAACCAAGATCAGTGACGGTGAGGATCGCCTCGCCAAGCTTTCCGTTCGCGAAGACGGTGTGAAAGCGTCGTTACGTGAAAGGCGCGGCGTGCTGGCGGAAGTTCTGGCCGCATTGCAGCGCATGGGCAGAAACCCGCCGCCTGCCCTTCTCGTTTCGCCGGAGGATGCACTTGCTTCCGTGCGTAGTGCTATTCTTCTCGGTGCCGTCGTTCCGGGCATTCGTGGTGAAACCGACAAGCTGGTGTCCGCTCTCAAAGAATTGACTGATCTCAGGCAGGCAATCGCTCGCGAAAAGGACGATCTTACGGGTATGATGACGGCAAGTCTGGAAGAGGAAAAACGCCTCGACCTGCTGATTGCCGAAAATGACCGCAAGAACACCCAGACGGCGGCAGAGCTTGAGGCGGAACGCAAACGATCCGAGGAACTGGCAAGCAAAGCGACCAGTCTTGAAGGTCTGGTCAGTTCGCTTGAAGGCGAGATTACGTCAGTACGGGAAGCCATGGAAAAAGCGCGGGCTGAAGAGCAGCGCGTGGCACGTCTTTCGGAAGCCGAACGTGAAAAGGAGCGCGCTGCGGCTGCGGCTGGAATGCCTGATAAAAACCGCATTGCGCCCGCATATCCCTTCGCGAGTTTAAAGGGAAAACTGGAGGTTCCGGTCGCGGGCGAGGTGCTCAGGCGCTTTGGTGATGCTGACGGTACTGGCCATTTTTCCAAGGGAATTGTCGTTGCGAGCGGACCCGAAGCCATCGTGACGGCGCCTGCAGACGGCTTTGTGGTGTTTGCCGGAGATTTTCGCAGTTACGGCCGGATGATCATCCTCAACACGGGTGATGGATATCATGTGGTGATGACGGGCATGGACAATGTGAGGACACGGCAGGGAATGTTCGTGTTCTCCGGAGAGCCCATCGCCTCCATGGGTGCAAAAAGAGTAGCGAGTGCAGCAGCATTGGCGCTGGAAACCGACAGGCCAACGCTTTACATTGAGTTCAGGAAAGATGGTGTGCCGGTTGATTCCCAACCTTGGTGGACCGCAAAAAATACCGGAAGGGCGCACAATGATTCGTAA
- a CDS encoding glutamate-5-semialdehyde dehydrogenase: MPEQAVKQSHDIDALMMTIGAQAKAASRPLSIAGTDQKNRALLAMASAIEASRDVILAANKKDLAAADTAGLAASFIDRLTLNEARIAGIAEGIRSVAALADPVGEVIAAWDRPNGLKIERVRTPLGVIGVIYESRPNVTADAGALCLKAGNAVILRGGSDSQHSSRAIHACLVEGLKIAGLPEHSIQLVPVTDRAAVGALLGGLSGTVDVIVPRGGKSLVARVQSEARVPVFAHLEGICHIYVDASADLAMAKRIVVNAKMRRTGICGAAETLLVDAAAVSTHLAPLVNDLIAAGCEVRGSQAVRHVVEGLKAATEEDWRTEYLDAIISVAVVDGISGAIDHIGTYSSNHTEAVIAEDPHVVERFFNELDSAILLHNASTQFADGGEFGMGAEIGIATGKMHARGPVGVEQLTSFKYRVHGTGQTRT; encoded by the coding sequence ATGCCTGAACAGGCCGTGAAGCAGAGCCATGATATTGACGCGTTGATGATGACCATCGGCGCTCAGGCAAAAGCTGCTTCGCGACCGTTGTCCATCGCAGGGACGGATCAGAAGAACCGCGCGCTTCTTGCCATGGCATCCGCCATAGAGGCGTCGAGGGATGTGATCCTTGCCGCCAACAAGAAAGATCTGGCCGCTGCGGACACTGCCGGGCTTGCCGCTTCCTTTATCGACAGGCTTACCCTCAACGAGGCGCGGATCGCCGGCATTGCCGAAGGCATTCGCTCGGTTGCTGCGCTGGCCGATCCGGTCGGCGAGGTCATCGCCGCCTGGGATCGCCCTAATGGGCTGAAGATCGAGCGCGTGCGCACGCCGCTCGGCGTCATCGGTGTTATCTACGAAAGCCGCCCCAATGTGACGGCGGATGCCGGCGCGCTCTGCCTCAAGGCCGGTAATGCCGTCATCCTGCGCGGCGGATCGGATTCACAACATTCATCGCGTGCTATCCATGCCTGCCTCGTGGAAGGTTTGAAGATTGCCGGTCTGCCCGAACATTCCATCCAGCTAGTGCCGGTGACGGACCGCGCCGCCGTCGGCGCGCTTTTGGGTGGATTGAGCGGCACGGTCGATGTGATTGTGCCGCGCGGTGGCAAAAGCCTGGTTGCCAGGGTGCAATCGGAAGCGCGGGTGCCGGTTTTTGCGCATCTGGAAGGCATTTGCCATATCTATGTCGATGCCTCGGCCGATCTCGCTATGGCAAAGCGTATCGTCGTCAACGCCAAGATGCGCCGTACCGGCATTTGTGGTGCGGCCGAAACCCTGCTGGTGGATGCCGCCGCTGTTTCCACGCATCTGGCGCCGCTCGTCAATGACTTGATCGCAGCCGGTTGTGAAGTGCGCGGTTCGCAGGCGGTCCGTCATGTGGTTGAGGGTCTGAAGGCCGCAACGGAAGAGGACTGGCGCACCGAATATCTCGATGCGATCATTTCGGTCGCCGTGGTGGACGGTATTTCGGGTGCGATCGATCATATCGGCACCTATTCCTCCAACCATACCGAGGCGGTGATCGCTGAGGACCCTCACGTGGTCGAACGTTTCTTCAATGAACTCGATTCGGCCATTCTGCTGCATAATGCCTCAACGCAATTTGCCGATGGCGGCGAATTCGGCATGGGTGCGGAAATCGGCATCGCCACCGGCAAGATGCATGCGCGCGGCCCTGTCGGCGTCGAGCAGCTCACTTCGTTCAAATACCGTGTGCATGGCACCGGCCAGACACGGACCTGA